The DNA region ATAAATTTGATTCATGGAGTATTAAACTTAGCCGGAGGTTTCGAGCTGGCTGATTTGTTCCCTTCGAAAAAATTTCTTAGTGGGATTAGTGGGATGGGGTCTAAATTAATTGAGGCACGTAATAAGGTAGATGCAGTGTTGGACAAAGTTATCAATGTGCATCGAGAGAATCGAGTAAATGGAAAAAAATTCAATGCTGAATGTGGAACTGATGAAGATTTGATTGATGTTTTCTTTAGAGTCATGGAGACAGGGGAACTTCCATTTACCCTAACAAACGACAACATCAAAGCCGTTATTCTTGTACGTTCACTATCCCTTTGTCTTTTGATTCTATTGTTAGACCTATCTATAACCATCACTCTGTGTTACAATATTTTGCTATAACATACGATTTTCTTGGTGAACTTGGAACAAGAGAAATTAAATGATGAATCAAAAGGTTTATAATAACCAACTACTATGAATGTATAGAAAGGTTCAGACAAAGAAAACCATTATAAAAAGGTTTAACTATATAAATAAAGTTTTTGACAATTTTAAAGAGGTAAAAACACAACCCTTTTTTTGGCAGCGGTACATGATAATAATGAATAACATACAATCATATATTATCTAGTCTTAACATAAATCATATAATATCTAGTTTTTTAAGATTAGAAGAGCTAGGAACTATATTGTTTGACTTGGTTGAAGAAATTTGACCAGCATATTTATATGGTGTAGGACATGTTCGTAGCAGGATCTGATACATCATCTTCAACCGTTGCATGGGCATTATCAGAAATGATGAAGAGCCCTAGTGTCATGGCCAAAGCACAAGTCGAAGTAAGAGAAGCCTTTAGGGGAAAGAAAACATTCGATGATGATGACCTCGAGAAGTTGAATTACCTAAAATTAGTTATCAAAGAAACACTTAGGTTACATCCTCCAACTCCTCTACTTGTCCCGAGGGAATGCAGAGAGGAAACAGAGATAGATGGATTCACAATACCGATCAAAAGCAAAGTCCTGGTAAACGTATGGGCAATAGGAAGAGATCCAGAAAGTTGGAAAGATCCTGAAAGTTTTATACCAGAGAGGTTCGAGAACAATTCAATTGACTTCGGTGGAAATCACTTCCAATTTCTTCCCTTTGGTGCTGGAAGAAGAACTTGTCCAGGAAGACTATTTGGTTTAGCTCTTGGTACTTTGCCATTAGCCCATTTGCTTTACAATTTTGACTGGACACTTCCCAATGGTATGGACCCAAAAGATTTGGACATGACTGAGGCAAATGGAATGACTGCTAGAAGAGACAAGGATCTTTTCTTGATAGCTACTCCTCATAGATAatatcttcaagaaaaaaaagtgTTTGAATAAGTTAAAGGACAGGCAACTAGCCTTTTGTGATGTTTCTTTTCCATTATCTAGTGTGCTGTTGTATCATGAGagatatagagcctgtttggattgacttataagttggcttataagctgtttttagcttttttgagtgtttggctgaccagcttaaagtcattttgtgcttaaaataagctcaaaaaaataattgagtccatttgacttaacttatctaaagcagcttataagctgaaaacaacttataagccaaaaaaaataagttggactaccccaacttattttttttgacttataagctgttttcagcttaaaggcataagcccatccaaacaggctcatagatCAAACAATATATATGACTTGTATTTGGCTTGAGCCTTGAAGGTTTGGTTCTAATAGGCTTGACTTGATCAAATTAAAAGGTTAAAGATTGATACCCTCCGTCCAATTTATCCTTTTTAATCTGTTAAAAAAAGAATGATTTTTTTTCTAAATCTGGAAACAATATTCAAAAGTCTATAGCCATACATATATTTTGAGTACATGTTTAAGACTATATCTTTTAAAAATCTTCATTTTTTCTTAGACTCCGTGCTCAAttaaataaattcacataaattaaaagggAAAAAGTATATCAAAACCAGGAGGCAAATTTTGTTGTAATAAACATATTAGAGAAATTTTAGCTAAGGAGCTCAATGGGAGCGATATAGACTTATGTAAGAGTTTGAAAGGATTACTTAATCATCATAtaatactaaaagtgggaagctcTTAACTTCAAAGTTGGATTACCATTTTGCCCCCACACAACATTAAAATCTAATTTAATGGACTCATTTAataaaataaagggaaaatttCAGAGACCTCCCCTCACGTTTTGCTTCGTTTCACTGACCTCCCCTCACGTTTGCAATATTACGACTACCTCCCTTATTTTAACTTTTTATGTAACAACtcttttattctatttattatta from Lycium barbarum isolate Lr01 chromosome 10, ASM1917538v2, whole genome shotgun sequence includes:
- the LOC132614921 gene encoding premnaspirodiene oxygenase-like, which gives rise to METQHIISSLLFISFLFFLIQKLRIKTKKGHNKKILPPGPWRLPIIGSVHHLTKGIPHHVFKNLSQKFGPIMYLQLGEVPTVIVSSAHMAQKFLKTHDLAFASRSQTMLGKIFCYDCTDIAFSPYGDYWRHMRKLCIMELLSAKMVKSFSPIRQDELSSLISSIKSMENLLINMSEKLFWFMNSVTCRSSFGKTCKDQNEVMINLIHGVLNLAGGFELADLFPSKKFLSGISGMGSKLIEARNKVDAVLDKVINVHRENRVNGKKFNAECGTDEDLIDVFFRVMETGELPFTLTNDNIKAVILDMFVAGSDTSSSTVAWALSEMMKSPSVMAKAQVEVREAFRGKKTFDDDDLEKLNYLKLVIKETLRLHPPTPLLVPRECREETEIDGFTIPIKSKVLVNVWAIGRDPESWKDPESFIPERFENNSIDFGGNHFQFLPFGAGRRTCPGRLFGLALGTLPLAHLLYNFDWTLPNGMDPKDLDMTEANGMTARRDKDLFLIATPHR